A window of the Tenebrio molitor chromosome 1, icTenMoli1.1, whole genome shotgun sequence genome harbors these coding sequences:
- the LOC138124191 gene encoding WD repeat-containing protein 3, translating into MSANTRMGLTKQYLRYIPAGNFNIIASQNCNLKFVTLEGQEGRFVAVGACEHIIIWDLRLGEKAQVLPGEKAVVTAICASPNKRHLATGYSDGNVQIYDLKSAEVISIFSGHRSEVTALAYDSYGHKLASGSKDTDVIVWDTVAETGLCRLSGHKGPITQLTFMSQHPILITGSKDSFVKFWDLETQHCFKTLVGHRTEVWGLTLVKDDQYLVTGCGDAELRVWKLSYKDPDLENKSSVDHLTTTLELIDLHDTDDPNHPLQCHKVGSLLRAGKGRLVSMFSDGSGQVVGCHGTDNQLELFYFCTDDEAQVRLKKRLRKERKKKLSTSENEPQEETPNQENLQLSLRDEVKRLVPIKVSHKPKSLDLVLGSGGELRVAVNLSNNTVELYTIQTTVKNSEANCLRSIASQGHHSEVRAVSFSNDNLAIVSGSAEAIKMWNRPSQACLRTVDSGYILSTVFVPGDRHVLAGLKNGILLIIDIAAGDVLEEIPAHKEELWSICLQPDLRGCVTGGGDKTVKFWQFELVVDEKSESKAKVLSLLHLRTLKLEDSVLCVKLSPNGKFVAVALLDSTVKIFFVDTFKFYLSLYGHKLPVLCMDISSDSTLIATGSADRNVKIWGMDFGDCHKSIFAHEDSVTGLQFVPRTHYFFTCGKDGKVKQWDGDTYDKIITLQGHVGEAWALAVSPNGQFVVSCGADRVLRLYEKSDQPLVLQDEQEEEREQQEVLATGEQTVIPGQTGLNLPSKKTVGSEKAAESILECLEICEKYKEQLAEHEALQAASTQTLPGPQPPLLMQALNVSTPDDFLLETIRRIRPSDLEEALLLLPFNSVCEVLQILPALIARADQIELVCKILVFLLKLHHAPVVANKTLLVTLTQLQKLAFTKVQELRDLIGFNLYGMQFMQREIETVEGVQLFRDATVEKKKGDKKKKQRQKLKRSMIVLNS; encoded by the exons atgagtGCTAATACGAGAATGGGCTTGACGAAGCAGTATTTAAGGTACATACCGGCAGGAAATTTTAACATAATTGCTAGTCAAAACTGCAATCTCAAATTTGTAACTTTGGAAGGACAAGAAGGTAGGTTTGTAGCGGTTGGTGCTTGCGAACATATTATAATATGGGATCTAAGACTCGGGGAAAAA GCTCAAGTCTTACCAGGAGAGAAGGCTGTTGTCACTGCAATTTGCGCGAGCCCTAATAAACGACACTTAGCAACAGGTTATTCAGATGGAAATGTACAAATTTATGACTTAAAATCAGCTGAGGTGATCAGTATCTTCTCAGGTCATCGTTCTGAAGTCACAGCATTAGCTTATGATAGCTACGGTCATAAACTAGCTTCTGGATCAAAA GACACTGATGTGATAGTTTGGGATACTGTAGCTGAAACAGGCCTTTGCAGATTGTCAGGCCATAAAGGACCTATCACTCAATTAACATTTATGTCTCAGCATCCTATTTTAATAACTGGATCCAAGGACAGTTTCGTTAAATTTTGGGATTTGGAAACACAGCATTGTTTCAAAACTCTAGTAGGACACCGTACTGAG GTATGGGGCTTGACGTTGGTCAAAGATGACCAATATTTGGTGACAGGTTGTGGGGACGCGGAATTAAGGGTTTGGAAATTATCATATAAGGATCCagatttagaaaataaaagcTCTGTTGACCACCTCACCACCACCTTAGAATTGATTGACTTGCACGATACAGACGATCCCAAT CATCCTCTGCAATGCCACAAAGTGGGATCTTTGTTGCGAGCAGGTAAAGGTCGACTGGTATCCATGTTTAGCGATGGCAGCGGTCAGGTCGTCGGTTGTCACGGAACTGATAATCAATTAGAATTATTCTACTTCTGTACAGATGACGAAGCCCAAGTGCGTCTAAAAAAACGACTGAGGAAAGAACGAAAGAAAAA ACTATCAACAAGTGAAAACGAGCCCCAAGAAGAAACACCAAATCAAGAAAATCTTCAATTGAGTTTAAGGGACGAAGTGAAAAGGCTGGTTCCTATAAAAGTTTCACACAAAccaaaatcactagatttgGTACTGGGTAGCGGTGGTGAACTGAGAGTGGCTGTAAACTTGTCTAACAATACTGTAGAACTTTATACAATTCAGACTACTGTTAAGAATTCGGAAGCAAATTGTTTGAGATCAATTGCTAGTCAAGGACATCATAGTGAAGTTAGGGCTGTTAGTTTTAGTAATGATAATTTAGCAATTGTTTCTGGAAGTGCTGAGGCTATCAAAATGTGGAACAGACCGTCTCAGGCCTGCTTAAGAACGGTCGATTCAGG GTACATTTTGTCGACTGTCTTTGTGCCTGGAGATCGCCACGTCTTGGCTGGTTTGAAGAATGGCATCTTGTTAATTATCGACATAGCAGCGGGGGACGTATTGGAAGAAATTCCGGCACACAAAGAAGAATTGTGGTCCATTTGTCTTCAACCCGATCTG AGAGGTTGCGTAACCGGAGGCGGCGACAAGACAGTTAAATTTTGGCAGTTCGAACTGGTCGTCGACGAAAAAAGCGAGAGCAAAGCCAAGGTGCTTTCGCTTCTTCATCTGAGAACTTTAAAACTCGAAGATTCCGTTTTGTGCGTCAAACTATCACCGAACGGCAAGTTTGTTGCTGTCGCTCTTCTAGATTCCAccgttaaaatattttttgttgacacCTTCAAG TTTTATCTGTCTTTGTACGGCCACAAACTGCCGGTCCTTTGCATGGACATCTCGTCCGACTCAACTTTAATAGCGACAGGCTCGGCCGATCGCAACGTGAAAATCTGGGGAATGGACTTCGGAGACTGTCACAAGAGCATTTTTGCCCACGAGGATTCCGTCACCGGTCTGCAGTTCGTCCCCCGAACTCACTACTTCTTCACGTGCGGAAAAGACGGCAAAGTGAAACAGTGGGACGGCGACACCTACGATAAGATCATAACGCTTCAA GGTCATGTCGGTGAAGCGTGGGCACTGGCGGTCAGTCCCAACGGACAATTCGTGGTCTCGTGCGGGGCAGACCGGGTTTTGCGACTGTACGAAAAGTCCGACCAGCCCTTGGTGTTGCAAGACGAACAGGAAGAAGAAAGGGAACAGCAGGAGGTCCTCGCCACCGGAGAGCAAACTGTAATTCCGGGTCAGACTGGTCTCAATTTACCCTCGAAGAAAACCGTAGGCAGTGAAAAAGCT GCCGAGAGTATCTTGGAGTGTTTAGAAATATGCGAAAAGTACAAAGAACAACTGGCCGAGCACGAAGCTCTTCAAGCGGCCTCAACTCAGACACTCCCCGGACCGCAACCACCCTTGTTGATGCAGGCGCTCAACGTTTCAACTCCGGACGATTTCCTTTTAGAAACCATCAGAAGGATACGTCCGAG TGATTTAGAGGAAGCTCTCCTTCTGCTTCCTTTTAATTCGGTCTGCGAAGTTTTACAAATTCTACCAGCTTTAATAGCGAGAGCTGACCAAATAGAATTGGTCTGCAAGATTTTGGTATTTCTGCTGAAGTTGCATCACGCCCCAGTGGTGGCAAACAAGACTCTCTTAGTCACTTTGACCCAGTTACAAAAATTAGCTTTCACGAAAGTTCAAGAATTGAGA GATCTTATCGGGTTCAACTTGTATGGCATGCAGTTTATGCAGAGAGAAATTGAAACAGTTGAAGGTGTCCAGTTGTTCAGAGATGCCACTGTAGAGAAAAAGAAAGGGGACAAGAAGAAGAAACAACGCCAGAAATTAAAAAGGTCAATGATCGTTTTGAACAGTTAG